The genomic stretch TGACGCCCTCTGCACGCAGCAAGGTTTTGGAGACAGTTGAGCCTGTCGCGTACTCAATTTCATTAGCTAGATTATTGATAAAGCCTAGGGCTGGGGATGCTGGAGTTTCAGCGCTCATGACGGTGACCTCTCAGGTGATTAGGGAGATAATTTAGTTGGATGGTTTCTTAGCTACTATCGCGATTCCGGTCAGGTGGTCGCGGTATTTGTTGAAAGTGGATCGCATCTGAAGAACCCGGGCTCGTAAGTCTTTATCGCGGATTAAGTTACCGATAATCCGGAAGACCCCCAAGAGGCCTTCATCAGCAAGGTTACGTCTGGGCGACAATAACGCCATCGGTGCAAAACTAATCCATTCCACCTCAAAACCAGCATTCGTTAGCACCGTACGCCATTCATTCTCGGTCAGCGGGCGCGCGTTAACTCGGATCGNACTCCACAAACAGGTTGATTGCAAGCACCCTTCACACCACATGCTCTCAAAGCATGTGTAAACCCCTAAAACCCCAAGTCAAACCAAGAAAAACAGCGATTCTATACACACATTTTGGGTATTAACTCAGGATTTTCGGGTTAATACCTGATTGGCGATGCAACCACGAATACGACCATCCCCGTCCCTGCCAAAGCGCTACCTTTCGTGATGAGCAGATACGAACCGCATTCCTCACTGCCCTAAACCAGCGGGCTGACAAACCCATCGAACATTTCAAGGCCTGCCAACGGAACGTCCTAATCGACCACGCCATCATCGGTGCAAACCAGATCCGGTTCATTTTCAGAACCGGGAAAGAAATCAAAGTCAAGCTTTGAAAAGAACGCAGGGCGCTAACAATGGATGCAAAATCGGGCTCTACTAACTTAGAATTCTTTACCTGCCATGATCTTTCGACTTATCCATAGGGATACTGCGGTAAGTACGATCGTCACGGTCAGTAGTATTCCTGCGTTTGTGAGTGGGGGTAGGGTTAAGGCTTTTTCTACCCAGTCGAAGATTGCTTGTTTGTTGGAACCCACAAAGGATGATCCGGCGAATACCACGATGAATACCGCGACCAGAAAAAGCTTGGCTTTTTCCGGACCAAATTTGTAAAACAACGGTAGCTGAATAATGGTCAAAAGCAGAGTGACAGCAAAGGCGAAACTGGCCACCAAAACAGTATTTTTCCACGGCATATCAACCATCAAATAGGCAAGAACACCTGTAACCGCGAAAGCCACTACTCCAAGAGCGAGTGTAATCAGAAAATTTAAATTAACGAGTTCGCTTCTGCTGATAGGCCCGGCAAGAATCGTTCGGTGCACCTTGGACTCAGCATCACGAGCAAAGGTGGCCGTAAAATAAAGCATTCCAATCATGCCAAAAATAAACGGAAAAATAATCAACTGGTTTGCATAAATCCCCACAGCGCTGATAGCAACGAGCACCAAAGCTAGAACAGCTATATATGTGCGATTGGCAATAAGATCTTTATAAAATGCAGCTCTCACTGGTCTTCTCCTTTAATCGTGTAGACCATGATGTCCTCAATCGTCGGTCTACCAGCTTGCACACCAGCAGGAACTGCCCCGGTGCGGACGATTACTTCTTGACCAAAATCATGACGGCGACGCCCTAACACTTGTGTGGCATCAAGCTGCTTTGCCTGCTCATTGGTCAACGCTACGATTCGCCAAGAATCTAAGAGCTCGTCTTTTTGTTCCATGAACTTCAACTTGCCCTCACGGATGAAAGCTACGTAGTCAGCCGCTTTTTCAATATCGGAAACGATGTGGGAGGAAAATAGAATCGAGTGGGTCGGATTTTCGATAAATTCGAGCATAATATCAAGCACCTCATCACGAATCACCGGATCCAAACCACTGGTAGCCTCATCAAAAATCAGTAAATCCGCTGCATGGGAAAGTGCCATCGCTAACCCCAGCTTCATCCGCATACCTCTAGAGAGTTCACCAACTCGCTTAGACGAAGCGAGATGAAAACGATGCTGGTAACTAGCGTATGTTTGCGCATCCCAACTCTTGTACAGGCGCTTGCCGAACTCGCCAGCATTCTTAACAGTAAAACTATCTGGCAGGCTAATGTCGTCAAATACTACCCCCACTCGTTCATGCGCTTGTGGGTGATCTGCACCTGCAGGCTGCCCCAGCAGGTTTATTGCGCCGGCATCGGGGTGAGCAAGACCTAAAATCAAACGCAGCGTTGTGGATTTACCGGCACCGTTCTCACCCACGAAACCCACAATTGCCCCCTGGGGAACTTTAAGGTCAAGGGGACCGAGCGTGAAACCTGGATACTTTTTCACTAGTCCGTTGATTTCAATCACATTCATCGGATCCTCCTAATAGATCAATCAGCTCTTTCAGATCAGAAACAGACAAGCCAGCAGCTCGAGCGGAGGCGAGGGCGGATTTCAAATAGTCTTCGACTTTTTTACGCTGCTCTTCCTTGAGCAATTCAGTGTTTTTAGAAGCGACAAAGCTACCCCGCCCCTGTACGGAATCAATGAAACCCTCTAGCTCTAGCTCGTCATAGGCACGCTTGGTAGTAATCACCGACACGCGAAGCTGTGATGCCAAACGCCGGATCGACGGCAACTTGTCGCCGGGAGCTACCTGATCATTTATTATCGCAGCCTTAAGCTGATTCTTAATCTGAACGTAAAT from Vaginimicrobium propionicum encodes the following:
- a CDS encoding ABC transporter ATP-binding protein — encoded protein: MNVIEINGLVKKYPGFTLGPLDLKVPQGAIVGFVGENGAGKSTTLRLILGLAHPDAGAINLLGQPAGADHPQAHERVGVVFDDISLPDSFTVKNAGEFGKRLYKSWDAQTYASYQHRFHLASSKRVGELSRGMRMKLGLAMALSHAADLLIFDEATSGLDPVIRDEVLDIMLEFIENPTHSILFSSHIVSDIEKAADYVAFIREGKLKFMEQKDELLDSWRIVALTNEQAKQLDATQVLGRRRHDFGQEVIVRTGAVPAGVQAGRPTIEDIMVYTIKGEDQ
- a CDS encoding GntR family transcriptional regulator, with protein sequence MDIVVSNASSDPIYVQIKNQLKAAIINDQVAPGDKLPSIRRLASQLRVSVITTKRAYDELELEGFIDSVQGRGSFVASKNTELLKEEQRKKVEDYLKSALASARAAGLSVSDLKELIDLLGGSDECD
- a CDS encoding ABC-2 transporter permease, giving the protein MRAAFYKDLIANRTYIAVLALVLVAISAVGIYANQLIIFPFIFGMIGMLYFTATFARDAESKVHRTILAGPISRSELVNLNFLITLALGVVAFAVTGVLAYLMVDMPWKNTVLVASFAFAVTLLLTIIQLPLFYKFGPEKAKLFLVAVFIVVFAGSSFVGSNKQAIFDWVEKALTLPPLTNAGILLTVTIVLTAVSLWISRKIMAGKEF